In one window of Comamonas testosteroni DNA:
- a CDS encoding LysR substrate-binding domain-containing protein, whose product MELRHLRYFVAVAEQGNVSRAARKLFIAQPPLSQQLKQLEDEVGTQLFTRLPRGMQLTAAGESLLEDARVILARAEQAPLRARDRERSSQTVLRLGLVPSAMQSLLPGLLQAVAQAGCEVQIEAREMISSQQQRALRQGELELGFARPGHREADELELASIDDPYCLAVPASHPLAGGSATLDLQAAVHQPFVGFTRYQDTDYFDRTVALCAEAGFTPLIRHEAGQLVNVLALVACGLGVAIVPASFAMFHREQIVFRPLRASRQVSRLAVLASAQALKSNPMLELVAQLAQSQLQALAAQLAQRGATASQPRPV is encoded by the coding sequence ATGGAACTGAGACATCTGCGCTACTTCGTGGCAGTTGCCGAGCAGGGCAACGTCAGCAGGGCCGCTCGCAAGCTATTCATCGCCCAGCCGCCGCTGTCGCAGCAGCTCAAGCAACTCGAGGACGAGGTCGGCACGCAGCTCTTCACCCGCCTGCCGCGCGGCATGCAGCTCACCGCAGCGGGCGAGTCGCTGCTGGAAGATGCACGCGTCATATTGGCGCGTGCCGAGCAAGCCCCCTTGCGCGCGCGCGACCGAGAGCGCAGCAGCCAGACCGTGCTGCGCCTGGGGCTGGTGCCCTCGGCCATGCAGTCGCTGCTGCCCGGCTTGCTGCAGGCCGTGGCACAGGCCGGCTGTGAGGTGCAGATCGAAGCCCGCGAAATGATTTCCTCCCAGCAACAGCGGGCCTTGCGCCAGGGCGAGCTGGAGCTCGGCTTTGCCCGCCCCGGGCACAGGGAGGCCGACGAGCTTGAGCTGGCCAGCATTGACGACCCCTATTGCCTGGCGGTTCCGGCCTCCCACCCTCTGGCCGGAGGCAGCGCAACGCTGGATCTTCAAGCCGCCGTGCATCAGCCCTTTGTGGGCTTCACCCGCTATCAGGACACCGACTACTTCGACCGCACAGTCGCGCTGTGCGCCGAGGCCGGCTTCACTCCGCTGATACGCCACGAAGCCGGTCAGCTGGTGAATGTGCTGGCGCTCGTGGCCTGCGGTCTGGGCGTGGCCATCGTGCCGGCGTCTTTCGCGATGTTCCACCGCGAGCAGATCGTGTTCCGACCGCTTCGCGCTTCGCGCCAGGTCAGCCGGCTCGCCGTCCTGGCGTCTGCCCAAGCGCTCAAGAGCAACCCCATGCTGGAGCTTGTCGCCCAGCTCGCGCAATCCCAGCTGCAGGCCCTGGCTGCACAGCTGGCGCAACGGGGAGCGACGGCTTCTCAACCACGGCCGGTTTGA
- a CDS encoding zinc-dependent alcohol dehydrogenase — translation MQALQKTESAKGLKLNEVDMPSPAAGEVLLRVHSTGVCGTDLHIDAWTASYHFLQAALPVTVGHEFSGVVVARGEGAEHLPLGQLVAVRPSVTCGRCPSCSAGDFDACTTRRGIGVMRHGGFAEYVAVPLRNCVAIPQGVDPEVAALAEPLSVSFEAVRTGNVQPGDRVLILGPGNIGQGIALFARAAGAAQVVVAGHGDAARLEVLRSMGFDDLLDFEGQDIDEALAVYTQEAHFDVVIEATGAAAVLAPALRALKTHGVLVIAGIHSAPVPLDLTALVRRHQQLRGSYRTPERCWLEVVAFMQTHQDQLRLMITHRVPLAQAGQGFELARARLASKVLIQPGAGRTS, via the coding sequence ATGCAAGCCTTGCAAAAAACCGAGTCCGCCAAGGGACTGAAGCTCAACGAGGTCGACATGCCGTCGCCTGCCGCAGGTGAGGTACTGCTGCGGGTTCATTCCACAGGTGTCTGTGGCACGGATCTGCATATCGATGCCTGGACGGCGAGCTATCACTTTTTGCAGGCCGCGCTGCCGGTGACTGTGGGCCACGAGTTCAGCGGCGTGGTCGTGGCCAGAGGCGAGGGGGCCGAGCATCTGCCCCTGGGACAGTTGGTGGCCGTGCGGCCTTCGGTCACCTGCGGCAGATGCCCCAGCTGCAGTGCCGGCGACTTCGATGCCTGCACCACCCGTCGCGGCATCGGTGTCATGCGCCATGGCGGCTTTGCCGAGTATGTGGCCGTGCCCCTGCGCAATTGCGTGGCGATTCCGCAGGGCGTGGACCCCGAGGTTGCTGCATTGGCCGAGCCGCTGTCGGTGAGCTTCGAGGCCGTGCGCACGGGCAATGTCCAGCCCGGCGATCGCGTGCTGATCCTGGGGCCCGGCAATATCGGCCAGGGCATTGCGCTGTTTGCGCGTGCCGCAGGGGCGGCCCAGGTGGTGGTTGCCGGCCATGGCGACGCCGCGCGGCTGGAGGTCCTGCGCTCCATGGGGTTCGACGATTTGCTGGACTTCGAGGGGCAGGACATCGACGAAGCCCTTGCCGTGTATACGCAAGAAGCTCACTTTGACGTAGTGATTGAAGCCACCGGGGCGGCGGCCGTGCTGGCGCCGGCCCTGCGTGCGCTCAAGACCCACGGCGTGCTGGTGATTGCCGGCATTCATTCCGCGCCCGTGCCGCTGGACCTGACGGCTCTGGTGCGACGTCATCAGCAGCTGCGCGGCTCCTATCGCACGCCGGAGCGCTGCTGGCTGGAGGTCGTTGCATTCATGCAAACCCATCAGGATCAGCTGCGCCTCATGATCACCCATCGCGTGCCGCTTGCGCAGGCCGGGCAGGGGTTTGAGCTGGCGCGGGCGCGGCTGGCGAGCAAGGTGCTGATTCAGCCCGGGGCGGGCCGGACATCATGA
- a CDS encoding Bug family tripartite tricarboxylate transporter substrate binding protein, protein MPVRRAALLLCAAACLPLAAQAQGKADWPTRPIRLIVGYASGSSPDVQARLLAEPLTKALGQPVVVENKGGASGNIGADAVAKAGDGHTIGVIGNGPLTSSKFLYSKLPYDPIKDLAPLAMIGSAPLVLVAPKSMAANAGAYFKALKTGAQGNYGSVGTGSGGHLGVELIKEAMGLNLQHVPYNGGPAVVNALMGDQVQMALLPASTVMPLVQSGKLAALAVSSSKRSPLAPGVPAMPEIGAGNVDIEVWNAVMAPASMPAEHRAKLAAALEKILHAPDIRSKLLAQGWRIDDTSAASLSRRIENDARIYGSLITQKNIRLE, encoded by the coding sequence ATGCCCGTGCGCCGGGCCGCCTTGCTGCTGTGCGCCGCAGCCTGCCTGCCCTTGGCGGCTCAGGCCCAGGGCAAGGCTGACTGGCCCACCCGCCCCATACGTCTGATCGTCGGCTATGCCAGCGGCTCTTCGCCCGATGTGCAGGCCCGTCTGCTGGCCGAGCCCCTGACCAAGGCCCTGGGCCAGCCCGTGGTGGTGGAGAACAAAGGTGGTGCCAGCGGCAATATCGGCGCTGACGCCGTGGCCAAGGCCGGCGACGGCCACACCATAGGCGTGATCGGCAACGGCCCGCTGACCAGCTCCAAGTTTCTCTACAGCAAGCTGCCCTACGATCCGATCAAGGATCTCGCACCTTTGGCCATGATCGGATCGGCACCTCTGGTGCTGGTGGCTCCCAAGTCCATGGCCGCGAATGCAGGGGCTTATTTCAAGGCGCTCAAGACCGGAGCCCAGGGCAACTACGGCTCGGTGGGCACGGGGTCCGGCGGCCACCTGGGCGTGGAGCTGATCAAGGAGGCCATGGGCCTGAATCTGCAGCATGTGCCCTATAACGGCGGCCCGGCTGTGGTCAACGCCTTGATGGGCGATCAGGTGCAGATGGCCTTGCTGCCGGCCTCCACCGTCATGCCGCTGGTCCAGTCCGGCAAGCTGGCCGCCCTGGCCGTGAGCTCCAGCAAGCGCAGTCCGCTGGCGCCCGGCGTCCCGGCCATGCCCGAGATCGGCGCTGGCAATGTGGACATCGAAGTCTGGAATGCGGTCATGGCGCCGGCCTCCATGCCCGCCGAGCACCGCGCCAAGCTGGCTGCGGCCCTGGAAAAGATTCTTCATGCTCCCGATATCCGCAGCAAGCTGCTGGCCCAGGGCTGGCGCATCGACGATACCAGCGCCGCCTCGCTGTCCAGGCGCATCGAAAACGATGCCCGCATCTACGGCAGCCTGATCACGCAAAAGAACATCCGCCTCGAATGA
- a CDS encoding porin — protein MTSWQSGGLAVAAAFISTCSLAQAQTAAPATSQLTLYGVVDMAAESVSTGAGRTLRAESGVLAGSRWGVRGSEDLGGGLRALYVMEAGLNADTGERGQGGLAFGRQIFVGMGGDWGQLTVGRHYTTFHTSLASYALTGLIWGNAANYFRDGTVLRADNSLRFQSASIAGLVVRGMYSFGENADTNVGRQFGGSLDYTRGPWSLGASLWERRTTAQNTDRYRLLGGSYDFKLARAALLLSTREDDLPDAASKRGRFFEASMTIPVSAAGQVLLSYGQFQGRARANSDARALSVRYDHALSKRTKLYAGVSAIRNEADAAFTINSASNAGPSVPKGSKPRSLLVGISHSF, from the coding sequence ATGACATCCTGGCAATCGGGAGGCTTGGCCGTGGCCGCAGCCTTCATCTCCACATGCTCGCTGGCTCAGGCCCAGACCGCTGCGCCCGCCACATCCCAGCTCACGCTGTACGGCGTGGTGGACATGGCCGCCGAGTCGGTGTCCACCGGTGCGGGCCGCACCCTGCGCGCGGAAAGCGGTGTCCTGGCGGGCTCGCGTTGGGGCGTTCGCGGCTCCGAGGATCTGGGCGGCGGCCTGCGTGCGCTGTACGTGATGGAGGCCGGACTGAATGCCGATACCGGTGAGCGCGGTCAGGGGGGCCTTGCCTTCGGTCGCCAGATTTTTGTCGGCATGGGGGGCGACTGGGGCCAGCTGACGGTGGGCCGCCACTACACCACGTTTCATACCTCGCTGGCTTCTTACGCCCTGACGGGCCTGATCTGGGGCAATGCCGCCAACTATTTCCGTGACGGCACGGTGCTGCGCGCTGACAACTCGCTGCGCTTTCAGTCGGCTTCCATCGCGGGGCTGGTGGTGCGAGGCATGTACTCGTTCGGGGAAAACGCCGACACCAATGTCGGGCGCCAGTTCGGCGGCTCGCTGGACTACACGCGCGGCCCCTGGAGTCTGGGGGCCTCGCTGTGGGAGCGTCGCACCACAGCCCAGAACACCGACCGCTATCGCTTGCTGGGCGGCTCCTATGACTTCAAGCTGGCGCGAGCGGCCTTGCTGCTGTCCACCCGCGAAGATGATCTGCCGGATGCCGCCAGCAAGCGCGGGCGTTTCTTTGAAGCCAGCATGACCATACCGGTCAGCGCGGCAGGGCAGGTGCTGCTGTCCTATGGACAGTTCCAGGGGCGTGCGCGCGCAAACAGCGATGCCCGCGCCCTGAGCGTGCGCTACGACCATGCGCTGTCCAAGCGCACCAAGCTGTATGCGGGCGTCTCCGCGATCCGCAACGAGGCGGATGCAGCTTTCACCATCAACAGCGCCAGCAATGCCGGGCCTTCGGTTCCCAAGGGCAGCAAGCCGCGCTCGCTGCTGGTCGGCATCTCGCACTCCTTCTGA
- a CDS encoding DUF937 domain-containing protein, which translates to MTANASLTDELMGQLQGAPMQGLAQQLGIDSVQAEQAVGVALPMLFGALGQNTAQPQGAADLFGALQRDHSSANGAMDLGGLLGGLGGLLGGAGGGAGAAGGLGGLGSILGSVLGGGSGAGNSQLDAGAILGNIFGGQQQQAESQLGQSTGLGGNAGQLLALLAPLVMSFLANRVQAQGMGAGDLGSALDQERGQIQSQGGAAGGILGSLLDQNGDGKLDAGDLFKLGAGLLGGRR; encoded by the coding sequence ATGACCGCTAACGCATCTTTGACCGACGAACTCATGGGCCAGCTGCAGGGCGCTCCCATGCAGGGCCTGGCCCAGCAACTGGGCATTGACTCCGTGCAGGCCGAGCAGGCCGTGGGCGTGGCGCTGCCCATGCTGTTTGGTGCGCTGGGCCAGAACACGGCCCAGCCTCAGGGAGCTGCCGATCTGTTCGGTGCGCTGCAGCGCGATCACAGCAGTGCCAATGGAGCGATGGATCTGGGAGGTCTGCTGGGCGGGCTCGGTGGCCTGCTGGGTGGAGCGGGCGGTGGCGCCGGTGCGGCTGGCGGCCTGGGTGGTTTGGGCAGCATTCTGGGCTCGGTGCTGGGAGGCGGCTCCGGTGCCGGCAACTCGCAGCTGGATGCAGGCGCCATCCTGGGCAATATCTTTGGCGGTCAGCAGCAGCAGGCCGAGTCCCAACTGGGGCAGTCCACGGGCCTGGGTGGCAATGCGGGTCAGTTGCTGGCCCTGCTGGCTCCGCTGGTGATGTCTTTCCTGGCCAACCGGGTCCAGGCGCAGGGCATGGGGGCTGGCGACCTGGGCAGTGCTCTGGATCAGGAGCGAGGCCAGATTCAGTCGCAAGGCGGCGCTGCGGGAGGCATCCTCGGCAGCCTGCTCGACCAGAATGGCGACGGCAAGCTCGATGCCGGAGATCTGTTCAAGCTGGGCGCGGGTCTGCTGGGCGGTCGGCGCTGA
- a CDS encoding CBS domain-containing protein, which translates to MTTVAEILRAKGNSTIYSVSPSDTMLAALQLMAEKSIGALLVLEGGEIAGIVTERDYARKIALQGRSSASTRVDEVMTRKVHCVLPRQTSEECMSLMTSNRMRHLPVISETRELQGLISIGDIVKEIISAQQFTIHQLEHYISGTPNVNQP; encoded by the coding sequence ATGACGACCGTCGCCGAAATTCTGCGTGCCAAGGGCAACAGCACTATCTACAGCGTTTCTCCCTCCGACACCATGCTGGCTGCGCTGCAGCTCATGGCGGAAAAAAGCATTGGCGCGCTGCTGGTGCTGGAAGGTGGCGAGATCGCAGGCATCGTGACCGAGCGCGACTACGCGCGCAAGATCGCTCTGCAGGGCCGAAGCTCGGCCAGCACACGCGTGGACGAGGTCATGACGCGCAAGGTGCATTGCGTGCTGCCGCGCCAGACCAGCGAGGAGTGCATGTCGCTGATGACCAGCAATCGCATGCGCCATCTGCCCGTGATCAGCGAGACCCGCGAGCTGCAGGGGCTGATTTCGATTGGCGACATCGTCAAGGAAATCATCTCGGCCCAGCAGTTCACGATTCATCAGCTGGAACACTATATTTCCGGGACACCCAATGTGAATCAGCCGTAG
- the tsaD gene encoding tRNA (adenosine(37)-N6)-threonylcarbamoyltransferase complex transferase subunit TsaD — protein sequence MSLLILGIESSCDETGVALVRTPDGQGVPTLLSHALHSQIEMHRAYGGVVPELASRDHIRRVLPLTEKVLAESGEQLENVDVIAFTRGPGLAGALLVGSGAACAMAAALDKPVLGVHHLEGHLLSPFLSADPPEFPFVALLVSGGHTQLMRVDGVGEYEILGETIDDAAGEAFDKSAKLMGLPYPGGPVLSKLAEGGDPQAFKLPRPLLHSGDLDFSFAGLKTAVLTQAKKLGEELEARKADLAASTQAAIVDVLVKKTMAALKQTGMKRVVVAGGVGANKQLREQLNEACAKHKIRVHYPELHLCTDNGAMIAMAAAMRIQAGREQALHEYAFDVRPRWPLDSLR from the coding sequence ATGAGTTTGCTGATCCTGGGAATCGAATCCTCTTGCGATGAAACCGGTGTGGCCCTGGTGCGCACCCCGGACGGACAAGGTGTGCCCACCTTGCTGAGTCATGCGTTGCACAGCCAGATTGAAATGCACCGCGCCTATGGCGGCGTGGTGCCCGAGCTGGCCAGCCGTGACCATATTCGCCGCGTGCTGCCGCTGACCGAAAAGGTGCTGGCCGAATCCGGGGAGCAGCTCGAAAACGTCGATGTGATTGCCTTTACGCGCGGTCCTGGCCTTGCCGGGGCTTTGCTGGTCGGCTCCGGTGCCGCCTGCGCCATGGCCGCCGCGCTGGACAAGCCCGTGCTGGGCGTGCATCACCTCGAAGGTCATCTGCTCTCGCCCTTTCTCAGTGCCGACCCGCCGGAGTTTCCGTTTGTGGCCCTGCTGGTCTCGGGGGGGCATACCCAGCTCATGCGTGTGGACGGCGTGGGCGAATACGAAATCCTGGGTGAAACCATCGACGATGCGGCGGGCGAGGCTTTCGACAAATCAGCCAAGCTCATGGGCTTGCCCTATCCGGGCGGCCCCGTGCTCTCGAAGCTGGCAGAGGGCGGCGATCCCCAAGCCTTCAAGCTGCCTCGCCCCCTGCTGCATTCGGGCGATCTGGACTTTTCGTTTGCCGGTCTCAAGACGGCCGTACTGACCCAGGCCAAGAAGCTGGGTGAGGAGCTCGAAGCACGCAAGGCCGATCTGGCCGCCAGCACGCAGGCCGCGATTGTGGATGTGCTGGTCAAGAAAACCATGGCCGCACTCAAGCAGACCGGCATGAAGCGCGTGGTGGTGGCGGGAGGCGTGGGGGCCAACAAGCAGCTGCGCGAGCAGCTCAATGAAGCCTGCGCCAAGCACAAGATTCGCGTGCATTACCCCGAGCTGCATCTGTGTACCGACAACGGCGCCATGATTGCCATGGCTGCCGCCATGCGCATACAGGCAGGACGCGAGCAGGCACTGCATGAATATGCGTTCGATGTGAGGCCACGCTGGCCGCTGGATTCGCTCAGGTGA